In Erpetoichthys calabaricus chromosome 11, fErpCal1.3, whole genome shotgun sequence, the DNA window tagaaaccaatcattgccaatctcagaccttatttaattttatggcttgttagtctgtgcaatgtaaggcttttatatcgtagatttttttcctttccaaggatatcatccaaatgatttgaagcctaaaacagataattttcagtctgtcacatttttctattaagtgttttattaaatcaaaccatgcatgatgaacacacacagatgtaattggaaaaaagatagctggagaactgctggctgctttgtcttttacatcttattgctaataaggagcaattaaaacactgaatgcagcagtttaagattgaaataagcaattaaggttggagaaccttaacaagcgagaccactaaaatgaagcatcaaaatgtcacttaagcaatatgtgcttcatcagcaataattgagttctcgttaaggaactgggttggaacaaaaaacctgcacatactgtggcactccaggaccgacgttgcctacccctgatctagacgGCAGACAATGCGACTCATGCATCATGCCCAGTGCTGAATGAAAAAGCTGTCCAGACCAACATCCACTCTTGACATTACTGATTTTCTGTAAAAGGGCTGGCGTTCCGGCTGGGATGGCACAAGGTCCCTAACACGGTCTGAAGGCCAGTTTAATGGAAGGTCAGGGGGGAGACCAAGTCCATGGACAATTTGCTTCCCCGACTCAATAGGTGGTAGTCCTCCTGGACTACAGTGAGTGTACTGACACCCGctaggcaggctgggaattgtagtccagtaggGCAGCCCTGCAGCTTTCCATGGGTGTTTCGCCAAAGgagagtacaaaataaaaataaaaagccttcCTAATTTGGGTTGTTCTGAAGAAATGTgacgatttacttcatgaggtagaagcacAGAATAAACAAGAAGGCTTGCATCAAATATCTGAAATATTCAGATGTGTGCTTCAATTGAAATATTCTAAACTGTACACaaattgctgcggtgggttggcaccctgcccaggattggttcctgccttgtgccctatgttggctgggattggctccagcagacccccgtgttcggattcaacgggttggaaaatggatggatggatgtacacaaattgccattttttttaatgctctgATAGGTCCACAGAGGGCTAGCAAATGATCAAAGGTAACCTTATATTTGTAACCATGGACCTTGCAGTAGTTTGAAAGTGACAGCCATAAGCTATTGTTTTAACCTGCTgcgagggctaggaccaccggtatAGGAATCAAATGTCAAAACTATGATCATCCTCAAAATCGCATACAGCCACTCTCCACAAGTGCTGATATTCCCGATCcccatttttcaaaattttgtaaaaaggagTAATTTTGACCCCCTCGTTTCCCATTGGGGGGGCGcttgatgtggcctgcacaaaCTTCGAGTCCTTTTGCTCAAGACACTAATTTGCTTTCCTCTTTATCAGACGGGAGGTCCTAAAGGGGCCTAAAAATGAGTCTTTTTCGGGTCTACAGGGCCAAAATTACAAGTGGGAAATCCCCAAAAGCTTGATGTCCTGTGTAATTAGACATAAAGACCAATGCAATGCTATCTCAGAAGTGGGGGCCATCTCGTACCAGTGAGTCAGGGGGTGgcggagaaaaacaaaaaaatccattgATTTCCAAAGCACTGACAAGCCATTCATAAAAAacgtacacaaaaaaaaatcataacgcCAAGTGGttttaaccaaaggaaaaaaaaaataacgaccCGGTTAGGACATAACATATTTatttagaaacacaaaaaaaaaaaaagataagttaATTATTTATCAGGTAGTCCACAAATATTGTGGAAATGGCATGAATACAACCgtagtgaaaggaaaaaaaaataaacatagaagAAAAATggtgaggaagaagaaaaaaaagattttttttgtaaacgGCCTGAGAAGAAAATACAACAGATGCAatcagaagatttaaaaaaaaaaaaaaaaaagcagaaaacaccCCACCATAGCATGGCATGAGACCTAACGGGCGTCAAGGTGGACCACGCTGAACAAAAACAGTAAGAAGAAAACCCGAGAGAGGACGCCTCTGAATTTGCATAATTTTGACTTTTTCATTGATATGTTCTTTTCGAAATTTGCGCCCGTCCTTCCCCCCCCCGCCAACTTACAAAAAATTACGACGTGGGGCGTTTCgataaaaagttttgttttttttttgcttttcattttatcttaagtgttctctgttgttcttgctgttaaaatgttataaaatcaagagacatattgtgtgtgtgtgtgcatctgagCGCTGCTCTGACAGCGGCTATTAGGCCGATTTCCATCCCTTCCCCAAAACAGCTCTTTAAAACCAACATTCTAAGtaacaaattcaaaaatgttattagctctaaaattaaagaatttaaaagtctctctctttttgtttttttaaacattaattaaGTGCCCACCATGCCCACCTCACCTCTTAAAAATCCAGGCATTTTGGAGTTCTGGTAAATAGAGAGAATTCTTGATTGGCTGACAGCTGTCGCATGGCCCGCCTTTGTTTTCAGTGATTGGATGAGCAGATTCAGCAGGTGGCTTTATCACTACAATGTTTCCTCCGTCCAGAGTGGCTATTTGGAAATGACAGGGTTACCAGTGAAAGGTGCAGTAAAGGGAGGTTGTTTCTGATTGGCTGGCAGCAGTCGTGTAGCCCGCCTTCTTTGTCTTCAGTGATTGGTTGAGGAGATTCAGCTGGTGGCTTTAATCCCAACGTCCAGTGGCAATTTGGAAATGCAAAAAGGTTTTACATCAAAAGGTGCGTTTAAGGGCTGTCATTCTTCATGCAAATCCTTATACCAAAGTCCTTTAGCACGACTGGATCAAAGATAAGCAGCCCACCATCCCATCTCCAGAAaggggcaaaaaaaaatcaaacccaaaaaaaaaaaggaaaaaaaagatgggCCTCCAATCACATCCACATTCACATTCACAGCAAGTGTTTCTGGGCTGAACCATggcaatatttgtttttcttcaccccCCCACCACTATCTGGAAGGGGCAAGGGGGggaaaaaatctatttttgtgAATACTAGTCATTTTGTCCACATTGTTTAGTACTTGGGTCCCCCGACCGTTTCCTCTAATGCTTAGTGAAGTGAAGGCTCCCTGCAACTACCCCCTCCCATGCCCCCTCCCACTACACCCACTGACCAACCCCCCCAATCCCACCCCTATCCCCCATCACTTCTGGGGGTCCATGGGAGGGTTGCCTCATCTCTCCGCCTCCATGGCGACATTGGCCTTCTGTTCCGAGGCAGACTGAGGGGTGACTGTTGCCGGCCAGCCAGGTGGGGGCACTTGTGATGGGGGCTGCCCCGGAGTCCATAGTCCTTGCTGCTGGTTAGAGTTGGGGGGGGGTTTGCAGCCCAAACAGCCTGAGGGGGTGGTGAGGCGGCCATGGAGGCAATGGGACTGCTGCTGTTGAAGCTCTCCGACGCCTTGAGCCGCGAAAACATGGTGAGGGCATCAGGGAAATTTGGAGGTGTCGCTGGCGTGTTTGCTGGAGTGCACATCTGGAGtgaaagaaaaaagaggaaaaaaaatttcagaaacAGGATAAAAGAGAAACAGATAAAGAGCTGAAAGTCAGAAATGAACCCTTAAGTGACACAAGTGCAACATCCTTGGCAGGGAGAAGAAACAAGCAGCCTGGCCTGGCATGTCAGGGAGTCGCAAGCAAAGACTGGGCTACTGGGGGCGGAGTCAGAAAGACTGGACCGCCTCCCACAATATAATTCATTCAAATCTATTGATATACAAATTCAATAAAACTATTGTTGTCTTCTAGACTTTGGATAAAAATATAACTTCGTTTTCAGTGTTGTAAGTTTACGCAACCCCcgagaaaatgtttgatttctaTTCACACCCCCTACAAAAGTCACATTTGAAGATGAGGAAGTCAAACTTCTCatttttgaaccacatacagtattgTGGGTGAACAAACTGAACTGAGAAAATGTTTACCTCTGTGCATAAAACTTATATATAAATTGCACAATATACagttataaatctcaataatcttgtaactGTGtccccccctacccccccccccaacctaaTGATTTGACACTCGATTGACAATCTGGGGGTTGGAGTATTTTGTGGTTGGGGTAATCCCTCGAAGCATCAAGCATCACGAGGAAATGACACACCATCAACAATTAAGGGGTTTAGAGGGATTGGAGACCCCCATGAAGCAATGTCGATGAGCctcgcccccccccccaacccatcCCAAAATAACATAACTGCTGTTCAAAAACCAGATACACCTCACAGTTAAGATGGCTGCACTACTAACAGGAGAGATGGGTGGAGTGTAAGCAGCGGGTGTtacatccaattcagtcccccttgtccCCAAAGGCAAAAAAATGTCACCATCAGGGCTTGCACGGAAATCATACTACTGTAGACCTCGGCCTTCTCTAGGGATTGTTGCAAGGCCCAAACGAGACTCTGTGCTGCGGGTTTGAACGGGTGAGTGGCAGttagaaagccattccttaaaaggACAAAAGAGGGGCTTGAAATAGCGGAAAATACGTGGACTACTGCAGACGGgacaaaatcttcctcttcacagtacaaactgacacTTGGTCTACTTGACCTGCGCTGTGAAGCtgctgtgctgtga includes these proteins:
- the LOC114661029 gene encoding LOW QUALITY PROTEIN: UBA-like domain-containing protein 1 (The sequence of the model RefSeq protein was modified relative to this genomic sequence to represent the inferred CDS: inserted 1 base in 1 codon), whose amino-acid sequence is MDELKHQVMINQFVLTAGCAADQAKQLLQAAHWQFETALSAFFQETNIPYAHHHQMMCTPANTPATPPNFPDALTMFSRLKASESFNSSSPIASMAASPPPQAVWAANPXPNSNQQQGLWTPGQPPSQVPPPGWPATVTPQSASEQKANVAMEAER